In a single window of the Bacteroidales bacterium genome:
- a CDS encoding cell division protein ZapA, with the protein MDQILITVQVADREYRLNIKREKEELVRASAKRINENIRKYAENYDFKDKQDLLAMVVLQNTIKAMELDVEVSFQQNQLSGKLNEIDEILTESLSTK; encoded by the coding sequence ATGGATCAAATTTTAATAACAGTACAAGTAGCTGACAGAGAATATCGTTTGAACATTAAAAGAGAAAAAGAAGAGCTGGTGAGAGCATCAGCAAAAAGGATCAACGAAAATATCAGAAAGTATGCTGAGAATTATGACTTTAAAGATAAACAGGACTTGTTGGCCATGGTGGTTTTACAAAACACCATCAAAGCAATGGAGTTGGATGTCGAGGTTAGTTTTCAGCAGAATCAGCTGTCAGGTAAGTTAAATGAAATCGATGAGATTTTGACCGAAAGTTTGTCAACTAAATAA